A genomic segment from Longimicrobiaceae bacterium encodes:
- a CDS encoding TrkH family potassium uptake protein, which produces MPEGRGHLSLGDVVHLVGTVLLGVSAALAVTALAGAVLRDRSFAPLALSALVAGVAGAAGRWFTRVPGNINFREAFATVSFSWTAVALVGALPYLFSGTLPDPAEALFESMSGFTTTGSTVLTDIEAVAPGILLWRSVTQWLGGMGFIVLGVAVLPYLGVGGMQLFRLEAPGPTADRLRPRIRETAKLLWAVYAALTGVLAALFLFGGMSLYEAVNHALTTMPTGGFSTRNASMGAFSPYIQWVTIVFMYLAGTSFTLHYRLLGRGPRVYWRDTEWRLYTGIILAGTAVVALMIHGRGVPFAQTLRDATFQVVSIVTTTGYGTADFALWAPGAQIVLFLLFFLGGMAGSTAGGMKMVRVLLVLKHAWLEIRKQLHPRAVFVPKVGGKAVREHVMLNVLGFVLIYMMLFGLGTFAIASLGFSLPAAAGAAATAVSNVGPGLAELGPVENFADVPWQGHLILTFLMLVGRLEIYTVLLLFHPGLWRR; this is translated from the coding sequence TTGCCTGAGGGGCGGGGGCACCTGAGCCTCGGGGACGTCGTCCACCTCGTCGGCACCGTCCTCCTCGGCGTGTCCGCCGCACTCGCCGTCACCGCCCTGGCGGGGGCGGTGCTCCGGGACCGCTCCTTCGCGCCGCTCGCGCTCTCCGCGCTGGTGGCGGGGGTGGCCGGCGCCGCGGGGCGCTGGTTCACCCGCGTCCCCGGGAACATCAATTTCCGGGAGGCCTTCGCCACGGTGTCCTTCTCGTGGACGGCGGTCGCCCTCGTCGGGGCCCTCCCGTACCTGTTCTCGGGGACCCTCCCGGATCCGGCCGAGGCGCTCTTCGAGTCCATGTCCGGCTTCACCACCACCGGCTCGACGGTGCTCACGGACATCGAGGCGGTGGCCCCCGGGATCCTCCTCTGGCGGAGCGTGACCCAGTGGCTGGGCGGGATGGGGTTCATCGTCCTGGGCGTGGCCGTGCTCCCCTACCTGGGCGTGGGCGGGATGCAGCTCTTCCGCCTGGAGGCGCCCGGTCCCACCGCCGACCGCCTGCGCCCGCGCATCCGGGAAACCGCGAAGCTCCTCTGGGCCGTCTACGCCGCGCTCACCGGGGTGCTGGCCGCGCTCTTCCTGTTCGGGGGGATGTCGCTCTACGAGGCGGTGAACCACGCCCTCACCACCATGCCCACGGGGGGCTTCTCCACCCGGAACGCCTCGATGGGGGCCTTCTCGCCCTACATCCAGTGGGTGACGATCGTCTTCATGTACCTGGCGGGGACCAGCTTCACCCTCCACTACCGGCTGCTGGGGCGCGGGCCCCGGGTATACTGGAGAGACACCGAGTGGCGGCTCTACACCGGGATCATCCTGGCGGGGACCGCCGTCGTGGCGCTGATGATCCACGGCCGCGGGGTCCCCTTCGCGCAGACGCTCCGGGACGCCACCTTCCAGGTCGTCTCCATCGTGACCACGACGGGATACGGCACGGCGGACTTCGCCCTCTGGGCGCCCGGCGCCCAGATCGTCCTCTTCCTCCTCTTCTTCCTGGGGGGGATGGCGGGCTCCACGGCGGGGGGGATGAAGATGGTGCGGGTGCTCCTGGTGCTGAAGCACGCCTGGCTGGAGATCCGCAAGCAACTCCACCCGCGCGCGGTGTTCGTCCCCAAGGTGGGGGGGAAGGCGGTGCGCGAGCACGTGATGCTCAACGTGCTCGGGTTCGTGCTGATCTACATGATGCTCTTCGGGCTCGGCACCTTCGCCATTGCCTCGCTGGGGTTCTCGCTCCCCGCGGCGGCCGGCGCCGCGGCCACGGCCGTGAGCAACGTGGGACCGGGGCTCGCGGAGCTGGGCCCGGTGGAGAACTTCGCGGACGTCCCCTGGCAGGGGCACCTGATCCTCACCTTCCTGATGCTCGTCGGCCGGCTGGAGATCTACACCGTCCTCCTCCTCTTCCACCCCGGCCTGTGGAGGCGGTAG
- a CDS encoding SPFH domain-containing protein, translating to MGIFDFVKRELIDVIEWLDPSSDTMVHRFERYNNEIKNGAKLIVRPGQAAVFVDEGRTADVFTPGTYTLTTENVPVLSTLRGWKYGFQSPFKAEVYFVSTRQFTDRKWGTKNPIMLRDPEFGPVRLRAFGSYAVRVAEPAKFVAEIVGTNGHFRTDDIEGQLRNLITSRFADVVGESRIPVLDLAANQDELGGFVADRIRPEFLDYGIEITKVLVENVSLPEEVERALDRRTSMGVIGNLQAYTQYRTAEAIGDAAKNPGGGAAEGMGLGMGFAMAQQMAQNMAGGQPAAPAGPPPLPQQAAFFIAVDGRQSGPHPVDALRQRIAEGALTRDTLAWKEGMAQWTPAGEVPELAPLFGAAPPPLP from the coding sequence GTGGGAATCTTCGACTTCGTCAAGCGGGAGCTGATCGACGTCATCGAGTGGCTCGACCCCTCGAGCGACACGATGGTGCACCGCTTCGAGCGCTACAACAACGAGATCAAGAACGGCGCGAAGCTGATCGTCCGTCCCGGCCAGGCCGCGGTGTTCGTGGACGAGGGGCGCACCGCGGACGTCTTCACCCCCGGCACCTACACGCTCACCACCGAGAACGTCCCCGTCCTGTCCACGCTCCGGGGGTGGAAGTACGGCTTCCAGAGCCCGTTCAAGGCCGAGGTCTACTTCGTCAGCACCCGCCAGTTCACCGACCGGAAGTGGGGGACGAAGAACCCCATCATGCTCCGCGACCCGGAGTTCGGGCCGGTACGGCTGCGCGCCTTCGGGAGCTACGCGGTGCGCGTGGCCGAGCCGGCGAAGTTCGTCGCCGAGATCGTGGGGACGAACGGACACTTCCGCACCGACGACATCGAGGGGCAGCTCCGCAACCTGATCACCTCCCGCTTCGCCGACGTGGTGGGCGAGAGCCGGATCCCGGTGCTGGACCTGGCCGCCAACCAGGACGAGCTGGGCGGCTTCGTCGCCGACCGCATCCGGCCGGAGTTCCTGGACTACGGGATCGAGATCACCAAGGTGCTGGTGGAGAACGTCTCGCTCCCCGAGGAGGTGGAGCGCGCGCTCGACCGGCGCACCAGCATGGGCGTGATCGGCAACCTGCAGGCGTACACGCAGTACCGGACCGCGGAGGCCATCGGCGACGCCGCGAAGAACCCCGGCGGCGGCGCGGCCGAGGGGATGGGGCTGGGGATGGGCTTCGCCATGGCGCAGCAGATGGCGCAGAACATGGCCGGCGGCCAGCCCGCCGCCCCCGCCGGTCCGCCGCCGCTCCCGCAGCAGGCCGCCTTCTTCATCGCCGTGGACGGCCGGCAGAGCGGGCCGCACCCGGTGGACGCGCTCCGGCAGCGCATCGCCGAGGGGGCGCTCACGCGCGACACTCTCGCCTGGAAGGAAGGGATGGCGCAGTGGACCCCCGCGGGCGAGGTCCCGGAGCTGGCCCCGCTCTTCGGGGCCGCTCCGCCCCCGCTCCCGTAG
- a CDS encoding M48 family metallopeptidase, with product MFGTGRRWRPARRLARLLPFVALAACTSAIGVEEEAQIGDAYAAEIAAELPLIRDPAAVEELNRLGRALAQHADSTGRRYTFHLVDSPEVNAFAVPGGHVYVNAGLVEAADELAELAGVLGHEIAHVTERHGLEQMEKRRGAGLLVNLAYLLMGREPGLLEQVAIEGGGAAIFAKYGRDAEREADLEAIETLVAAGYHPEGMATFFEELLRTQDRQPGAVEQWFSTHPTSAERVREARAVIGTLGSLEEQLVRDTPRYQRFRERVREISTAQAP from the coding sequence ATGTTCGGGACAGGCAGGAGATGGAGACCGGCACGCCGCCTCGCGCGGCTCCTCCCGTTCGTGGCGCTGGCCGCCTGCACGTCGGCCATCGGCGTGGAGGAGGAGGCGCAGATCGGCGATGCGTACGCGGCCGAGATCGCCGCGGAGCTTCCGCTGATCCGTGACCCGGCCGCGGTGGAGGAGCTGAACCGGCTGGGGCGCGCGCTCGCGCAGCACGCCGACTCCACCGGGCGCCGCTACACCTTCCACCTGGTGGACTCGCCCGAGGTCAACGCCTTCGCCGTCCCCGGGGGACACGTCTACGTGAACGCCGGGCTGGTGGAGGCGGCGGACGAGCTGGCGGAGCTCGCCGGCGTCCTGGGGCACGAGATCGCCCACGTCACGGAGCGGCACGGGCTGGAGCAGATGGAGAAGCGCCGGGGGGCCGGGCTCCTGGTGAACCTGGCCTACCTGCTCATGGGGCGCGAGCCGGGGCTCCTGGAGCAGGTGGCGATCGAGGGGGGAGGCGCGGCGATCTTCGCGAAGTACGGACGCGACGCCGAGCGCGAGGCGGACCTGGAAGCCATCGAGACGCTCGTGGCCGCGGGGTACCACCCGGAGGGGATGGCCACCTTCTTCGAGGAGCTGCTGCGGACGCAGGACCGCCAGCCGGGGGCGGTGGAGCAGTGGTTCTCCACCCACCCCACCAGTGCGGAGCGCGTGCGCGAGGCGCGGGCGGTGATCGGGACGCTGGGCTCGCTGGAGGAGCAGCTGGTGCGGGACACACCGCGCTACCAGCGCTTCCGCGAGCGCGTCCGGGAAATCTCCACGGCGCAGGCGCCGTGA
- a CDS encoding helix-turn-helix transcriptional regulator, translating to MNAEARRAVGHRVRRVRERLGWDRTELADKLGVHPGSIARWETGGSVPHRYHLEQIAEWGDTDADWILTGHTPGAAEEAAPAAEGEAEEPFASPDTVARFLGGIGPAGQDRPRKLDALEGLRRMLTTKGRVPDWWYELRDRVERDDL from the coding sequence ATGAACGCTGAGGCACGGCGCGCGGTCGGGCACCGCGTTCGGCGGGTGCGGGAGCGGCTCGGGTGGGACCGCACGGAGCTGGCGGACAAGCTGGGGGTGCACCCGGGCTCCATCGCCCGCTGGGAGACGGGGGGCTCGGTCCCGCACCGCTACCACCTGGAGCAGATCGCGGAGTGGGGCGACACGGACGCGGACTGGATCCTCACCGGGCACACCCCGGGCGCGGCGGAGGAGGCGGCGCCCGCGGCGGAGGGGGAGGCGGAGGAACCGTTCGCCTCCCCCGACACGGTCGCCCGCTTCCTGGGCGGGATCGGGCCCGCGGGGCAGGACAGGCCGCGCAAGCTGGACGCCCTCGAAGGGCTGCGGAGGATGCTCACGACGAAGGGGCGCGTCCCGGACTGGTGGTACGAGCTGCGTGACCGCGTCGAGCGGGACGACCTCTGA
- a CDS encoding cold-shock protein yields the protein MRISGTVKWFNDAKGFGFITPANGEKDCFVHYSAIQGNGFKSLAEGDAVEFDLVQGEKGPAAENVARVGA from the coding sequence ATGAGGATCAGCGGAACGGTGAAGTGGTTCAACGACGCCAAGGGCTTTGGCTTCATCACGCCGGCCAACGGAGAAAAGGACTGCTTCGTCCATTACTCCGCCATCCAGGGGAACGGCTTCAAGTCCCTGGCCGAGGGCGACGCGGTCGAGTTCGACCTCGTCCAGGGCGAGAAGGGCCCCGCGGCCGAGAACGTCGCCCGCGTCGGCGCCTGA
- the murB gene encoding UDP-N-acetylmuramate dehydrogenase gives MPNTARIPEEELARRLHADRIERDVPLAPYTTFKIGGPADLLYRARTPEELAEAVGAAREMEIPFFLLGMGANILVGDRGFRGLVIKNEVEGIEFLDETRVRAGSGARVYHDLIQATVARGLGGLHHYVGIPSTVGGAVWQNLHFLSPPPERERTVFIEEVVEGATILAEEGEVREVDLAYFRFGYDYSILHDRRDVVLDVTFRLEPQPRDELRDVIRENLMWRDDRHPDLWLYPSAGSIFQKIEGVGAGRLIDQCGLKGHVLGGAQIFHKHANIVVNLGGATAAEVRAIIDLAQTTVQRELGYELRTEIGMVGEF, from the coding sequence ATGCCGAACACGGCCCGGATTCCCGAGGAAGAGCTCGCCCGCCGCCTGCACGCGGACCGCATCGAGCGCGACGTGCCGCTGGCGCCCTACACCACCTTCAAGATCGGCGGCCCGGCCGACCTGCTGTACCGGGCCCGCACCCCGGAGGAGCTGGCGGAGGCGGTCGGCGCGGCCCGCGAGATGGAGATCCCCTTCTTCCTGCTGGGGATGGGCGCCAACATCCTGGTGGGGGACCGCGGGTTCCGGGGGCTGGTGATCAAGAACGAGGTGGAGGGGATCGAGTTCCTGGACGAGACGCGGGTGCGGGCGGGGTCCGGGGCGCGGGTGTACCACGACCTCATCCAGGCCACGGTGGCGCGGGGGCTGGGGGGGCTCCACCACTACGTGGGGATCCCGAGCACCGTGGGGGGCGCGGTCTGGCAGAACCTGCACTTCCTGTCGCCGCCGCCGGAGCGCGAGCGGACCGTCTTCATCGAGGAGGTGGTGGAGGGGGCCACGATCCTGGCCGAGGAGGGGGAGGTGCGGGAGGTGGACCTCGCCTACTTCCGGTTCGGGTACGACTACAGCATCCTGCACGACCGCCGCGACGTGGTGCTGGACGTCACCTTCCGCCTGGAGCCGCAGCCGCGCGACGAGCTGCGCGACGTGATCCGCGAGAACCTGATGTGGCGCGACGACCGCCACCCGGACCTGTGGCTGTATCCCAGCGCCGGATCCATCTTCCAGAAGATCGAGGGGGTGGGGGCGGGCCGGCTGATCGACCAGTGCGGGCTCAAGGGGCACGTGCTGGGCGGCGCGCAGATCTTCCACAAGCACGCCAACATCGTCGTGAACCTGGGGGGTGCGACCGCCGCGGAGGTGCGCGCGATCATCGACCTGGCGCAGACCACGGTGCAGCGGGAGCTGGGCTACGAGCTGCGCACCGAGATCGGGATGGTGGGAGAGTTCTGA
- a CDS encoding PadR family transcriptional regulator yields MARDDLQLLQGTLDVLVLKTLSWGPRHGYGIARWIRDATDAELQVEDRALYVSLHRMEERGWLECEWGLTENNRKAKYYQLTPEGRQQLAAQATTWVRYAAAVSKVLQTA; encoded by the coding sequence ATGGCCCGAGACGATCTGCAGCTGCTGCAGGGGACGCTGGACGTGCTGGTGCTGAAGACGCTCTCCTGGGGGCCGCGGCACGGCTACGGGATCGCGCGCTGGATCCGGGACGCCACCGACGCCGAGCTGCAGGTGGAGGACCGGGCGCTCTACGTGTCGCTGCACCGCATGGAGGAGCGGGGGTGGCTCGAGTGCGAGTGGGGGCTGACGGAGAACAACCGGAAGGCCAAGTACTACCAGCTCACCCCCGAGGGACGGCAGCAGCTCGCCGCGCAGGCGACCACGTGGGTGCGCTACGCGGCCGCCGTCTCCAAGGTCCTCCAGACCGCCTGA
- a CDS encoding ABC transporter permease gives MVRIPGIRRVFRFPSAEGRVAGEVEDEIEFHLEERARELVARGMDPAAARAEALREFGDVREARTALEEIGRRRVRRARRTGWWSDLRQDVRYGARALLRSPGFTLVAVLTLALGIGATTAIYTVVDTVLLRPLGVADPDRLVVLRERNRGDETSPLRQGGTVSPANFFDWEAQARSFSSLAYFTQWPLNLTGDGEPQEVQVQAASADLFSTLGVRPMLGRTFRPEEDDPEGEGIGFGGVAVLSHRLWQSRYGGDPDVLGKTIRVADLPLEVVGVMGPDFRMLGHRPDLWMPLAIQPGNRTDMGRFLTAVGRLKPGIPLERAEEEMGAIARRLEEAYPDQNTGMGVTLMPAREQVVGEVRPALLVLLAAVGMLLLIACTNVANLLLGRATARRQEIAVRLSLGATRARLVRQLLTESLVLSAVGGAIGLAAAALGTRVLVRSLPESVQLPQMEAVAVDARVLAFALGVTLLTGILFGLAPALVSSRTDLQGSLRDGGRGSTGGRAPMRLRGALVVAEVALALMLLVGAGLLLRSFQKLQAVDTGMNPAGVLTLRMSLGSEAYGSADAQRGFLARLLPALEALPGVQAVGTTSHLPLTEEGKMGHNAFRADRPRPVQGRATSVDFRVAGGDYFRAQGVRLVRGRTFGPRDDPGAPTVFVINESLARTLFPGEDPVGKRLAYPWFEGDVEGEIVGVVEDVRETSVAAEPAPALYRAFAQMPDADLVVMIRTAGDPLALAGAAREAIRRLDPDLPVASVRTMASVVAGATARPRLSSYLLGGFAAVALLMAAIGLYGVIAYGVAQRRGEIGVRVALGADRAAILGLIVRQGMALTAAGLAVGLIGALALSRLLRSLLYGVTTTDAATFLAVPLVLAAVALLASYLPASRAARTDPATALRLQ, from the coding sequence ATGGTACGCATCCCGGGGATCCGTCGGGTGTTCCGCTTCCCCTCCGCGGAGGGGCGGGTGGCGGGCGAGGTGGAGGACGAGATCGAGTTCCACCTGGAGGAGCGCGCGCGCGAGCTCGTAGCGCGGGGGATGGATCCCGCAGCGGCCCGCGCGGAGGCGCTGCGGGAGTTCGGCGACGTGCGCGAGGCGCGGACGGCGCTGGAAGAGATCGGCCGCCGACGGGTGCGCCGGGCGCGCCGCACCGGCTGGTGGAGCGACCTCCGCCAGGACGTCCGCTACGGCGCGCGCGCCCTGCTCCGGTCGCCGGGGTTCACGCTCGTCGCCGTGCTCACCCTGGCGCTGGGGATCGGCGCGACCACGGCCATCTACACCGTGGTGGACACGGTGCTGCTGCGGCCGCTGGGGGTCGCGGATCCGGACCGGCTGGTGGTGCTGCGGGAGCGGAACCGGGGCGACGAGACGTCTCCGCTGCGGCAGGGAGGCACGGTGTCGCCCGCCAACTTCTTCGACTGGGAGGCGCAGGCGCGCTCCTTCTCGTCCCTCGCATACTTCACCCAGTGGCCCCTGAACCTCACCGGCGACGGGGAGCCGCAGGAGGTGCAGGTGCAGGCGGCGAGCGCCGACCTCTTCTCCACGCTGGGCGTGCGGCCGATGCTGGGCCGCACCTTCCGCCCGGAGGAGGACGACCCGGAGGGCGAAGGGATCGGCTTCGGCGGGGTGGCGGTGCTCAGCCACCGGCTCTGGCAGAGCCGCTACGGCGGAGATCCCGACGTGCTGGGGAAGACGATCCGCGTGGCCGACCTGCCGCTGGAGGTGGTCGGGGTGATGGGACCGGACTTCCGGATGCTGGGCCACAGGCCCGACCTCTGGATGCCGCTGGCGATCCAGCCGGGCAACCGCACCGACATGGGCCGCTTCCTGACCGCCGTGGGGCGGCTGAAGCCGGGCATCCCGCTGGAGCGTGCCGAGGAGGAGATGGGCGCGATCGCCCGGCGCCTGGAGGAGGCGTACCCCGACCAGAACACGGGGATGGGCGTCACCCTGATGCCCGCGCGCGAGCAGGTGGTGGGCGAGGTCCGCCCGGCGCTGCTGGTGCTCCTCGCGGCGGTGGGGATGCTCCTCCTGATCGCCTGCACGAACGTGGCGAACCTGCTGCTCGGCCGCGCCACCGCGCGCCGGCAGGAGATCGCGGTGCGCCTCTCCCTGGGGGCCACGCGCGCGAGGCTGGTGCGGCAGCTCCTCACCGAGAGCCTGGTGCTCTCGGCGGTCGGCGGCGCCATCGGGCTCGCGGCGGCCGCCCTGGGGACGCGGGTGCTGGTGCGCTCCCTCCCGGAGAGCGTGCAGCTCCCGCAGATGGAGGCCGTCGCCGTGGATGCCCGGGTGCTCGCCTTCGCGCTCGGGGTCACGCTGCTCACGGGGATCCTCTTCGGGCTCGCCCCCGCGCTGGTGTCCAGCCGCACGGACCTGCAGGGCTCGCTGCGCGACGGCGGCCGCGGCAGCACCGGCGGACGCGCCCCCATGCGGCTCCGCGGCGCCCTGGTGGTGGCGGAGGTGGCGCTGGCGCTCATGCTCCTGGTGGGAGCGGGACTCCTGCTCCGCTCCTTCCAGAAGCTGCAGGCGGTGGACACCGGGATGAACCCCGCGGGGGTGCTCACGCTCCGCATGTCGCTCGGCTCCGAGGCCTACGGCTCGGCGGACGCCCAGCGCGGCTTCCTGGCGCGCCTCCTCCCGGCCCTGGAGGCGCTGCCGGGCGTGCAGGCGGTGGGCACGACCTCGCACCTGCCGCTCACCGAGGAGGGGAAGATGGGGCACAACGCCTTCCGGGCGGACCGTCCCCGACCCGTCCAGGGGAGGGCGACGAGCGTGGACTTCCGGGTGGCGGGGGGCGACTACTTCCGGGCGCAGGGGGTGCGGCTGGTGCGCGGGCGGACCTTCGGGCCGCGCGACGACCCCGGGGCGCCGACGGTCTTCGTGATCAACGAGTCGCTCGCCCGGACGCTGTTCCCGGGGGAGGACCCCGTCGGGAAGCGCCTGGCCTATCCCTGGTTCGAAGGCGACGTGGAGGGGGAGATCGTCGGCGTGGTGGAGGACGTCCGCGAGACGAGCGTCGCGGCGGAGCCGGCGCCGGCCCTGTACCGTGCCTTCGCGCAGATGCCGGACGCCGACCTGGTCGTCATGATCCGCACCGCGGGCGACCCCCTGGCGCTGGCGGGAGCGGCGCGCGAGGCGATCCGCCGGCTCGACCCCGACCTCCCGGTGGCGAGCGTGCGCACCATGGCCTCGGTGGTGGCCGGCGCCACGGCACGCCCGCGGCTCAGCAGCTACCTCCTGGGGGGCTTCGCCGCCGTCGCCCTGCTCATGGCCGCCATCGGGCTGTACGGGGTCATCGCCTACGGGGTGGCGCAGCGGCGCGGCGAGATCGGGGTCCGGGTGGCGCTCGGGGCGGACCGCGCCGCCATCCTGGGGCTGATCGTGCGGCAGGGGATGGCGCTCACGGCGGCCGGGCTGGCCGTGGGGCTGATCGGCGCGCTCGCCCTCTCGCGCCTGCTGCGCTCCCTGCTCTACGGGGTGACCACGACCGACGCGGCCACCTTCCTCGCCGTCCCGCTGGTGCTCGCCGCGGTGGCACTCCTGGCCAGCTACCTCCCCGCGAGCCGCGCCGCCCGGACCGATCCCGCCACCGCCCTGCGGCTGCAGTAG
- a CDS encoding DUF5916 domain-containing protein translates to MRPRILQLAVVSLALGPLAPAVLPAQSRPAGEPAQERPRPVATAEPRSGPVRLDGHLDEAAWAAATPATEFTQQRPSEGAPASERTEVRFLYDEHALYIGARMYDSLGAAGVTSRLVRRDQDPQSDFLRIDFDPYRDRLYSVEFDVNPAGWRGDAAGNDGSWDPVWEAATQVDSLGWTAEIRIPFSQLRFSRDPVQTWGLNLTRFIHRKQERALWSFWGQKEPGGPAFFGELAGMRIHGRPQHVELLPYAVARTERLSSGDPRSPFYDPASSGLRVGGDLKYLVTSNLTLSATANPDFGQVEVDPAVVNLSAFETFFPERRPFFVEGSDLFRFGQPGCNINCGLGLSLFYSRRVGRRPQGAGLAFAAGPYADVPENAAILGAAKLTGRTAGGYTVGLLNAVTRREVAEVETGDGERLLQPVEPLTNSFVGRVRREMRGGSLVLGGILTSVNRDLDDRGLTSLLPGSAQTAGVDGEYFWGRRTYRLYAAVAASRLAGDSAALLRVQRSSARYLQRPDRDPASNGLFSYAYDPSATSFNGYGAIARVAKQGGSWLWDLNAASVSPGFETNDMGFQTSADWRWLNGTLGRQFTKPTRYYRNFAIMGGAEQQWNYDGDVTGRDVSLSTRAELRNYWNASLFLLRYFPTLSDRLTRGGPVLRQPGSTGAFLSLGTDSRRPVVVRTSFTGFANDDGGSSASGSLNATLRPASNVSLTLGPAYSRVRSTAQYVTSVADPTATAFFGRRYVFAHLDQAQLSLTTRASVTFRPNLSLELFAQPLLASADFHDFEEFAAPRRAEKLVYGRDVGTVEATTVDGATRYVVDPDAAGPARSFTLRDPDFNLRSLRGTGVLRWEWRPGSTAFLVWTQTRSERATLGDFDFGRDRAALFDAPADNIFLLKVSYWLGM, encoded by the coding sequence ATGCGTCCACGTATTCTGCAGCTTGCGGTGGTCTCCCTCGCGCTCGGGCCGCTCGCCCCGGCCGTGCTCCCCGCCCAGTCGCGTCCGGCGGGCGAGCCCGCGCAGGAGCGGCCCCGCCCGGTGGCCACGGCGGAGCCGCGCTCCGGCCCCGTCCGCCTGGACGGCCACCTGGACGAGGCGGCCTGGGCCGCGGCCACGCCGGCCACCGAGTTCACGCAGCAGCGTCCCAGCGAGGGGGCGCCCGCATCGGAGCGGACCGAGGTGCGTTTCCTGTACGACGAGCACGCGCTCTACATCGGCGCCCGCATGTACGACTCGCTGGGCGCCGCCGGGGTGACGAGCCGCCTCGTGCGGCGGGACCAGGACCCGCAGAGCGACTTCCTGCGGATCGACTTCGACCCCTACCGCGACCGGCTGTACTCGGTGGAGTTCGACGTGAATCCCGCCGGCTGGCGTGGAGACGCGGCGGGGAACGACGGCTCCTGGGACCCCGTCTGGGAGGCGGCCACGCAGGTGGACTCGCTCGGCTGGACGGCGGAGATCCGCATCCCCTTCAGCCAGCTCCGCTTCTCCCGCGACCCGGTGCAGACGTGGGGGCTCAACCTCACGCGGTTCATCCACCGCAAGCAGGAGCGCGCGCTCTGGTCGTTCTGGGGGCAGAAGGAGCCGGGCGGGCCCGCGTTCTTCGGCGAGCTGGCCGGGATGCGGATCCATGGCCGCCCCCAGCACGTGGAGCTGCTCCCCTACGCCGTCGCCCGCACGGAGCGGCTCTCCTCCGGCGACCCCCGGAGCCCCTTCTACGACCCTGCCTCCAGCGGCCTCCGCGTCGGGGGCGACCTGAAGTACCTGGTGACCAGCAACCTGACGCTCTCGGCCACGGCCAACCCGGACTTCGGACAGGTGGAGGTGGACCCGGCGGTCGTGAACCTCTCCGCGTTCGAGACCTTCTTTCCGGAGCGGCGGCCCTTCTTCGTGGAGGGCTCGGACCTGTTCCGCTTCGGCCAGCCGGGCTGCAACATCAACTGCGGCCTGGGGCTGAGCCTCTTCTACTCGAGGCGGGTGGGGCGCCGTCCGCAGGGCGCGGGGCTGGCCTTCGCGGCGGGGCCGTACGCGGACGTCCCGGAGAACGCGGCGATCCTGGGCGCCGCCAAGCTCACGGGGCGGACGGCCGGGGGCTACACGGTGGGGCTGCTGAACGCGGTCACCCGCCGCGAGGTGGCGGAGGTGGAGACCGGGGACGGCGAGCGCCTCCTGCAGCCGGTGGAGCCGCTCACCAACAGCTTCGTGGGGCGGGTGCGGCGCGAGATGCGGGGCGGGAGCCTGGTGCTGGGGGGGATCCTCACCTCGGTCAATCGCGACCTCGACGACCGCGGCCTCACGTCGCTCCTCCCGGGGAGCGCCCAGACCGCGGGCGTGGACGGGGAGTACTTCTGGGGGAGGCGCACCTACAGGCTGTACGCGGCGGTGGCCGCCTCGCGCCTGGCCGGCGATTCCGCCGCCCTCCTCCGGGTGCAGCGCTCCAGCGCGCGCTACCTCCAGCGCCCGGACCGGGACCCCGCCTCCAACGGGCTCTTCTCCTACGCGTACGACCCCTCCGCCACGAGCTTCAACGGCTACGGAGCCATCGCCCGGGTGGCGAAGCAGGGGGGGAGCTGGCTCTGGGACCTGAACGCCGCCTCCGTCAGCCCCGGCTTCGAGACCAACGACATGGGCTTCCAGACGAGCGCCGACTGGCGCTGGCTCAACGGCACCCTGGGGCGGCAGTTCACGAAGCCGACCCGCTACTACCGCAACTTCGCCATCATGGGAGGGGCGGAGCAGCAGTGGAACTACGACGGCGACGTGACCGGGCGCGACGTGAGCCTGTCCACCCGCGCGGAGCTGCGGAACTACTGGAACGCGTCGCTCTTCCTCCTCCGCTACTTCCCCACCCTTTCCGACCGGCTGACGCGGGGAGGGCCGGTGCTCCGGCAGCCGGGGAGCACGGGTGCCTTCCTCAGCCTCGGCACCGACTCCAGGCGCCCGGTGGTGGTGCGCACCAGCTTCACCGGCTTCGCGAACGACGACGGCGGGTCCAGCGCGTCCGGATCGCTCAACGCGACGCTCCGCCCGGCCTCGAACGTCTCGCTGACCCTGGGTCCGGCTTACAGCCGCGTGCGGAGCACCGCCCAGTACGTCACCTCGGTCGCGGACCCCACGGCCACGGCGTTCTTCGGGCGGCGCTACGTCTTCGCGCACCTGGACCAGGCCCAGCTGAGCCTGACCACGCGGGCGAGCGTCACCTTCCGGCCCAACCTCTCGCTGGAGCTCTTCGCGCAGCCGCTGCTCGCCAGCGCCGACTTCCACGACTTCGAGGAGTTCGCCGCCCCCCGGCGCGCGGAGAAGCTCGTCTACGGCCGCGACGTCGGCACCGTCGAGGCGACGACCGTGGACGGAGCGACCCGCTACGTGGTGGACCCCGACGCGGCGGGGCCGGCCCGGAGCTTCACCCTCCGCGACCCCGACTTCAACCTCCGCTCCCTGCGCGGCACGGGCGTGCTGCGCTGGGAGTGGCGGCCGGGCTCCACCGCCTTCCTCGTCTGGACGCAGACCCGGAGCGAGAGGGCGACCCTGGGCGACTTCGACTTCGGCCGCGACCGGGCCGCGCTCTTCGACGCGCCCGCGGACAACATCTTCCTGCTGAAGGTGAGCTACTGGCTCGGAATGTAG